The stretch of DNA ACAAGTCGAATTGTTAAGATAACAATCAAGAAAGTCAAGATTGACCACTGATAGCCATGATGATTTGTTAAGGTCGAACTTTTATTATATCTTGAATGCATTTGAAGAGGGGGGGATTCCCCATAGCAATGATTTGTACTCCTTTTTCGTAGAAAAGATTATGATTCGCAATGTAAGAAGTTGTAGAGTTGAGATTTAGTTCTTGGAGGAGCAGATTGTTAATCACGGCGGGGATATTGAACCTACGAAATCCTTTCTTAATGGATTCCTGGCTTGGATACGATATAGTAGGTTCTTACTCTTTAGGTTTGAAGATGAGGAGGGAGAATTGGGAAGCTGGAACAAAAAAACGAAGAATTACTTTATTTCAAAGGAAATTTCTGAAACATTTGCAGCGAGGGATTTTTGTTGCCCGATATCACTTGAAATGATGAAGGATCCGGTGGTAACATCTACTGGTCAGACGTATGATCGTCGGTCAATTTCGAGATGGATGGAAGAAGGACACCGTACTTGTCCCAAGACTGGACAGATGCTAGTTCATACTCAGTTGGTGCCGAAGATGCCTCTGAGAAATTTGATTCTACGGTGGGGCATGGGTAATGGTATTTCATATGATCCACTCAAGAATGCAGATCCATCTTCTGAAAGTGCTGAGGCTGCTTCACGTAGCAAAGCTGTTGCTGAAGCTACAAAAGCCACAGTGGGCCTACTCGTCGAACAACTAGCTAATGGGATGCCTAGGGCAAAGACAGTGGCTGCCTTGGAGATTAGATTGCTGGCGAAAACGGGGAAGGAGAGTCGGGCTTGCATAGCTGAGGCTGGCGCTCTTTCTCTTCTGGAAATGCTACTCTCGTCTTTGGATGCTGTTGCACAAGAAAACTCCATATAAAAGCAGGATCATGAATGTGGAAGGGTGTTTAGGAGCAATCGTTGAAGTTTTGAGATTCGGGCACACAATCGAGGCCCGAGAGAATGCTGCCGCAACATTATTCAGCCTCTCTGCTGTTCATGAATTCAAGAAACAAATAGCCGAAAAACAAGGGGCGATTGAAACCTTGGCTGGACTGCTGAGAAATGGAACTCCCAGAGGTAAAAAAGACGCAGTTACTGCTTTGTTTAACCTATCAACTCACACCGAGACTTGTGCAAGAATGATAGACTCGGGGGCCATAATCGTGCTAGTTGACGCACTATGAGATGAAGGCGTGTCTGAAGAAGCCGCAGGTGATTAAACCTGATTGTTCGGCATCCAATAGGGGCTGAAGCTGTAGGAAGTGAGGAAAGGGCGGTCAGCGTGCTGATTGAAATGATGCAATGTGGCACTCCAAGGGGTAAAGAAAACGCTGTGGCAGCATTGCTCGAATTATGTAAGAGGCGGTAGTGCGGTGCGGCTACCACAGAGAAGGTTGTGAATGCACCGCCAGTGGCCAGTTTGTTACAGAGTTTACTATTTACAGGCACGAAAAGAGCCAGGAGAAAAGCAGCATCACTAGCTAGGGTATTCCAAAGGAGTGAGAATATGTTAGTAGCAGGGTATTCGATTTCGGGCGGGAACTCGACCGCGGCAAGGGATACTACGAGTGTATCCATCAGTATTCATATATTCTACTCTCCTTCCTTATATTCGAATTTGTCAACGTCTACCTGCTCAACAAATGTCCACGCGCCATCAAATTCCACTCTCCTTCCTTATATTCGAATTTGTCAACGTCTACTTGTTCCACAAATGTCCACGCGCCATCCTTCACCGCGTAAATTCCACTCTCCTTCCTTATATTCAAATTTGTCAACGTCTACCTGTTCTCCTCAATACTCGTAACGCTGCCACTAGTTCATTAAATACACACGAATAATGAATAGTAAAACACTTCGAATTGTTGCTTAATTCTTGTCTGTAATTATCCGATCTTGACCTAAATTTTTCCTTTCGAAAGCGGGATTCAATCATGAATTATCTCTGGTTTTCGATTACAACTGTTAGATTCCAAAAATATAGGGTGGGTTTGAATTTTCTTTCGAAAATTCAACTATCTTTGAATTCTTAGGGTTGAAACTCGAATACTTCAACTTTTATTGGCGGATTATTGGGTTTTGATCTTTTCTTGAGCAGTTTTTTCTTTGATATTGACTTTTAATTCTGTTTCGCGTTATACAGCGTTCCTTCTAGGCATTTGAATGCAAATACGGCGTGAGCtacattttcttgaaaattttattgattcCAGTTACTAAAAGACTCGGTGATTAACATCTTATGTAACGTTCTTCTTGATTGCAATTTACAGATCTGAGTTCCGTATTGATTGTGACTGATATTGCCTCGATAATTGAAAATTCTTTTGAAGAGGAATTCTTGATCGGATTTTTCCAATGGAATCCGGTAAGCCTGTGAGATTTACACTGTTGAAGCAGTCGTCCATGGCTCCAGAGCGGGACTCCGAGAGCCTGGACGACATGGATGGTGAGCATCAATTTGGAGATGTGAGTGACATTGATCCTGGGTTGAGGCTGATGTTCTTGGCAAACGAGGGTGAATTAGAAGGAATGAAGGAGCTTTTAGATTCTGGTGCAGATGTTAATTTCAGAGATATCGACTATCGGACTGCTCTTCATGTTGCTGCTTGCCAGGGAAACCATGACGTTGCCAAGTTGTTGATTGAAAACGGGGCGGAGTTAGACCTTAAAGATAGATGGGGAAGCACGGTATGGTTTGACTCTGAGACTATACAAGTTTAATTTGTTCATTGGGTAAAAAAGGTTTCTATTATGGAACTTGTTCCTTGCTTTTTATTCTTGGTTTACTATTTCCTTTAACTCTTGGGAATTATTAGTAATTTAAAGTTCGTCAGTCTCATTGTATTTTCTATGTATATGTCTGTGAAGATTCTTGAGTAATGCACAAGATGGAAATGTCCTAGTCCTCAAGTGTAGACTTGCGAAATCTTTGGGGGTATATTTACAATTCTCTATCTCAATTATGCCTCCTATTCTCGTTTGAACAGCCTCTTGCAGATGCAACACATTATAAGAGTTATGGTGTGATCAATCTGTTGGAGAAATATGGCGCTAAGCGATTGGTAAGTggctttattttttatttttatttttggttacaAAGTTTTTCGTGTATCAAGAATTTTTTGGAACTGGTAGCTGGTTTTTTCTCTTTAGTGGCCTTTGTCCTTTGGGGTTAATTGCTTTCTGTGTTTTCATCAGATGGCTCCCGCTCCAATGCATGTTCAAAATGCTCGTGAGGTACCAGAATACGAGATTAATCCAAGAGAACTCGATTTCTCGAACAGTATTAAAATAACCAAGGTATTTGGTTAACTCAGGCACATTGCTTATTAGTACAGCAATTTTCTTTCACCCATTGAATTCTTGATAAATAAGCTGACGACCATCCTCGCTATTTGGAAATCTAACATTCAATGGGTTGAAATTCATGAGATATTATTCAAACGGCGAATAAGATTTGTCAATTTGATAGTAGTTAAATTTGACATAGTTTTTATTCACTCTTTTGATGGAATATTTTAGGGAACCTTCAGAATAGCTTCGTGGGGTGGAACACAAGTTGCTGTCAAACCATTTTGGGAGGGTATTGCTGATGAAGATAAAGTGTGAGTTCCTTGATAGTTTACAtggtattttaatttttcaacTTCACACATTCTAAACTACTGGAATTTGCAGGCGGGCATTTAGAGATGAGCTTGCGTTGCTTCAGAAAATAAGACATCCAAATGTTGTTCAATTTCTTGGTGCCGTGACACAAAGTAGTCCTATGATGATTGTTACTGAATACTTACCAAAGGTTTTCCTGAGAAACTGTTTTAAATACTTCAGTGAATTGAACTCTTCTGATCTTTTTTCCTTGCTAACTTTTCACATGAACTCATTTGTTCTGAAGTTTATTTGTTACGTTGTTTTGAATTTCTTATACAAGCATATATTGCTTGTTATGTTGAAATATACtgtctctcaaaagtttttTCTGGTTTAGCAAAGTTTTGTTTTGGCTCCTCTTCTTTTACTTGAATTGATAATCCTCGATTATTTTTTAATGGTTTATATTGTATTAGACATGTAGTTAGATGATTAATTTAATATTGGGCCTTATCTTCcttatatatgttttttcaGGGTGACCTTCAtgagtatttgaaaagaaaaggagCTCTTAAACCTGTAGCAGCTCTCAGATTTGCTATGGACATTGCAAGGTTTAATATTTTTCCAAGTTTCTTTTATAACGTGTTTTCTTACAGACTTCTGAGATTCAAAAGTATGTAGACATGCTGCTGATTCTCATCTCATCTCTTTTAAACGGAAAGAAGTTGAGGACTCCGGTTATTTATCTTTTTTGTTTCAGTCTCTTATCACTTAGGATAATGATTGGTACTGTCACATGAATAGTTTTTCATAGAAATAAACTAAATTAGAATACGGATTTgacatttagaaaattttattcCTGTATTGCTAACATTTTGTCATAAGAAACCTCAGAACAATAAATGAAATTGAAGGAAAATAATAGACGAGAACACAATTTTACTGagaaaaatgatcttaaatCAAAATGGGAAAACCATGGCCGCACAAAGAAATCATCATTATTTGGAATCTTATGTGTCAATTACAAGAGGCATTCAATACACACATGCACAACACAAATAATTATAGGGCTCACGAAAATGCCCCAAATTAACTCTTATCAACGGGGTACGTTGTGTTGATGCTGACTTCCTTACTCACTATAATAATTTAGGACATCACTCTTGTCTTGCAAATTTTGGTATGCAGGGGAATGAACTATCTACATGAACATAAACCTGAAGCAATTATTCATCGTGATCTTGAGCCTTcgtaagttttttttttgttgctaGAATTCTAGGATTATTATTGAAATAGTTCCATTATGTTGTTCTAGTTTCTCAAAGAATTTACTCTTATTTTTTCACTACAAATCAGAAATATCTTGAGGGATGATTCTGGAAATCTGAAAGTTGCAGACTTTGGCGTTAGCAAGCTTCTAGAAGTTGCCAACAGAGTTAAAGAAGATAGGCCTCTTAGTTGTCAGGATACTTCTTGTGAGTGCGAATCTGAAGATTCTTTCTTGCAAAAAATACTTGAGGGTTACTTAGGACATTATAATTTGGAAATGTCTAGTCGCATAGGATTCATTTTGGTCATCGATTCCACTCCTGGAAGGACCTTGCATGTGGAAAAAGATTCCATCCTCATTTATATATGCATATAAATATCTAGTAATTTTTCACTTAGAAGTAAGTGATTCTTTCCCCTTTAGCAATCCGTAAGTAAATAAATGACTGATTCTGTGAATATTATTCCTGTGTTGCCAGGTCGGTATGTGGCTCCCGAAGTTTTCAAAAATGAGGAATACGATACCAAAGTGGATGTTTTCTCATTCGCTTTGATTCTACAAGAGGTGATGTACCTAAACGCTTGAACATGTTAGGTTAGAAAGGCATTTCCGTTTATTTGCATGGCCCGAACAAGTTTTTCAATTCAGCTATGCGCTGAGTTTCCCACTTATATATCAAAGTTGTTGATGATAGTAGCATCGTATATATCAAACAATATACAGGGTACTAGAGAAAAAGCAGAATTTAATTAGCATGCATGTAGAAATATACAGTACTAGAGAAAAAAGCAGAACTTAATTAGTATGCATGTAGAAATATACATGCAGATTCTGTTTGGAACTTAATTTGATCACCGATTGATTGATTCATAGCACATATACTCGAATCAagcaaaatattcatttataATAGTTCTATAGTTCCTTGTGTTTCTCAACTCTTCACTAAAGTAGCCTTGGAGTGTCTCATCGGTATTTGGAGACCATATCAAGAAATCAGATTCTAGAGTTGATTTGCTTTTTAATACGGTACATATTTGACGAATTTCAAATCTAATTAATCCTGGCATCATGCCGTTTATTTGGTGGACTGGTGGGATCTTTCCATTATGCACCTGTAATTTGCTTTTTTATCATAGGTTGCCTTATTTGTTGATGTACTGCTATCACATGACTCGATTTAACAAGAAACATAATGTATGCTTATTTTTAAGCAAGTGTCACTTTGACAAACTATGTCTTCTATACCAGCTTTCCATTAACTGGTCTTTCTGATGTGCTAAACTTAGATGATTGAAGGACACCAACCGTTATACGCAAAGGAAGACTATGAAGTTCCCGAATCTTATGCTGCAAAAGAACGGCCACCTTTTAGAGCCTCAGCAAAGTTATATGCGCATGGATTGAAGGAGTACGTACTCAGGATTTCTTAAGTTATGCAAATGTTTTCTTGCACACCTATCATGGAGAAATGATACAGCTCATTGTTCTTTCTCATTGTTTAGTTTTTATTTCACTTGATTGTATTTCATACTCACGACATATTCTTTCCTTCAGTCCAAACATTTATGCCAATTCAAACTTGTTTTTGGCTTGCTTTTTCTACTCTTACAGGTTGATTGAGCGGTGTTGGAGTGAAAATCCAGCTGATAGACCAACATTCAAGCAAATAATCCCAAAGCTTGAATCCATCTACAATAGATTTGGCCACAGAAGCCGTTGGAAGGTCGGTTTTCCTACTTCCTTtctatctctctctctctctctctctctccatATTATCTCCCTTCCTTTTCACACGCCTTGTGTTCATGTGAGTGGGATGCGTATCTAATATTGTTAAGATAAAATTATTTACCACTTTTGATAAATTAGTTAAACTATTTTATAACATGGTGTCAGAGCCTAAAGGTCACTTGTTCAAAACCTTTTGATTCGAACCACCCCccaccacacacacacagagaCACTGCGTTCATTTGATTGCGTTGTATGTTAACACCTGCAGATATATATACGATTTTCGACTTACACATGAGGCAATATTTTTAAAGTGAAAAATTATTGTTTAGCCATCTCTCATTAGATCAAGCTTTTTGAAAAACGACGACTTACTGTACTTGCACGCGTATGCAACATCATCAAGACAAGAACGAGCTTTATTATGTTGAGCAAATTGAATGTGGCCTTTCTTGTCGACTTGTCGTTATAGAAATTATTTTCCTTGTTTCAAATTTTTGAATATGATGGAATGCATGTACAGGTTAGACCATTGAAATGCTTTCAGAATCCTGACTGGAAGAAGGACCCTTCAAGTTTAAGTAGCCGAACTAGTTCATCCCGATCCACGGGGAGAAATTAGATAGTGCAGCAACAATAGGTCGTGCAAAAACATTCGCTTTAGAGAATATTTGGTTTAATTTTAATGTATTTTGAATGGATAAATAGTATTTGTAATCCAAATCATTTATGATCATTAGGACACAGATAAGTCCCTTTCTCTTGTGCTTTGATGAAAATGTTGATAAGTGTACACAATTTGTCACAAACCAAACAGATTTAATGTACATATGTGAGAGTTTGAGGATTTCAATTGCAATTTTCGTCTTTTGTTTCAGAGAAATTATGAGTTTCTCTGTAGTTAACATGGCCCACAAAAAAGATAGCACCTGCAATTTCTATTGTATTAAAAAAAAGGTAACAAAGCCACTAATCTATGCTTTTCGTATTTTACTGACGCTAACGGATTCTGATATCTAAAATACATCAAAACTTTTCTCcaaatttttttcatattttagtggcaaaacatgataaaataaaaattcgaACAATCCATAAATTAGGAACAATTTATAAAGTTTCTATTGGTTTGCAAGTGTTcacgaaatttaaaatttattcgtGTGTTAAATTTAACTATTTCTCTTAAGATTTGAGTTCAGGTTTGTATAAATATAGAATTCGATTTAAAAGTTATCTGTTTAAAATAATGTAACAAAGAGAGAATAACAAGGAGTTGAAAAATGAATTCTTGGGACTCTCAAGCATGGGTACCCGGTAACCCGGGGGCCCATGTCGTGTACTCGTACTTTGTTAAGTGATAGATATTGTATtagaatattatatttttagtaaCGTAATTTATAtttcttccaattttagttaTGCCATGAGCTTTTGTGAGACAGCATCAGAATCTTTATCGATGAGAagggtcaatcctatcgatattcaaaaataaaaattaatattcttagtatagtgctattttttcattgatgacctaaataagatatatgtacaaaaaaatacgacccgtgagactgtttcacacaagtttttgcctatgcCATTTTTATAATagtaatttgtaattttttttccttccaaTTTCGGTCCTTTTTTGCCGTAATTGAAATTAACCGACACAAATGGCTTTGTTATTGACCCGGTATGCTAACttgtatttttttcaatttcgtTCCTTTTTATTTTCACCAGAATCGAAATCGGTCACCAAAAATTTCTTAGCTTAGCTGACTGCCGGTAAAGATGAGTTGGAAAATGAATTTGTGGACTTCGGTGACCAATTTCGATTCTGGTGAAAATAAAAAGGAACGAAATTGGAAAAAATACAAGTTACTATACTAATTAGT from Primulina eburnea isolate SZY01 chromosome 6, ASM2296580v1, whole genome shotgun sequence encodes:
- the LOC140834848 gene encoding serine/threonine-protein kinase 12-like, with the translated sequence MESGKPVRFTLLKQSSMAPERDSESLDDMDGEHQFGDVSDIDPGLRLMFLANEGELEGMKELLDSGADVNFRDIDYRTALHVAACQGNHDVAKLLIENGAELDLKDRWGSTPLADATHYKSYGVINLLEKYGAKRLMAPAPMHVQNAREVPEYEINPRELDFSNSIKITKGTFRIASWGGTQVAVKPFWEGIADEDKVRAFRDELALLQKIRHPNVVQFLGAVTQSSPMMIVTEYLPKGDLHEYLKRKGALKPVAALRFAMDIARGMNYLHEHKPEAIIHRDLEPSNILRDDSGNLKVADFGVSKLLEVANRVKEDRPLSCQDTSCRYVAPEVFKNEEYDTKVDVFSFALILQEMIEGHQPLYAKEDYEVPESYAAKERPPFRASAKLYAHGLKELIERCWSENPADRPTFKQIIPKLESIYNRFGHRSRWKVRPLKCFQNPDWKKDPSSLSSRTSSSRSTGRN